The Ictalurus punctatus breed USDA103 chromosome 9, Coco_2.0, whole genome shotgun sequence genome contains a region encoding:
- the cln8 gene encoding protein CLN8 (The RefSeq protein has 1 substitution compared to this genomic sequence), with protein MDGTVNGEKPHPTSCIFDLDYSSTSVQLQLFGLGFGFYSLVFLLTYFLSALLSQTYRSLSAKEKVFWCLAATRAIFGLQGSWAGLRALMEDGPLFSDKVLGQTGWSWFTLLTACGFFAFENVALHGSNLVFRSFDAPLAAHHAFALAGFSGTALYADMGHFLAIITLLLEMSTPFTCISWMLLKAGWCRTLLWRANQWLMIHMFHCRMVLMYYMWWVCWCHWPELLVHIPLPQLLIFLVGLALLTLIINPLWLHKKTMQLLNPVDWNFSSKPAPENGKAHRN; from the exons ATGGACGGCACGGTGAACGGAGAGAAGCCTCATCCTACAAGCTGCATCTTCGACCTGGACTACAGCTCCACATCTGTACAGCTGCAGCTCTTCGGCCTCGGCTTCGGCTTCTACAGCCTCGTCTTCCTCCtgacttacttcctgtctgcCCTGCTGTCCCAGACCTACCGCTCTCTGTCCGCTAAAGAGAAG GTGTTCTGGTGTTTGGCGGCGACGCGGGCGATCTTCGGCTTGCAGGGGTCGTGGGCGGGGTTACGGGCGCTGATGGAGGACGGCCCATTGTTCAGCGATAAGGTGCTCGGACAGACGGGCTGGTCATGGTTCACCTTGCTGACTGCGTGTGGGTTCTTCGCGTTCGAGAACGTCGCTCTGCACGGCTCCAATCTGGTGTTCCGCTCCTTCGACGCTCCGCTCGCCGCCCATCACGCCTTCGCCCTGGCCGGCTTCAGCGGGACCGCGCTGTACGCAGACATGGGCCACTTCCTGGCCATCATCACGCTGCTGCTGGAGATGAGCACGCCCTTCACCTGCATCTCCTGGATGCTGCTCAAG GCTGGTTGGTGTCGTACTCTGCTGTGGCGAGCGAATCAGTGGTTGATGATCCACATGTTCCACTGCCGCATGGTGCTGATGTACTACATGTGGTGGGTGTGTTGGTGTCACTGGCCCGAACTGCTTGTGCACATTCCTCTTCCTCAGctcctcatcttcctcatcgGCCTGGCGCTCCTCACGCTCATCATCAACCCCCTGTGGCTGCACAAGAAGACCATGCAGCTCCTCAACCCCGTCGACTGGAACTTCAGCAGCAAGCCAGCACCCGAGAACGGCAAAGCCCACAGGAACTGA